One Mugil cephalus isolate CIBA_MC_2020 chromosome 12, CIBA_Mcephalus_1.1, whole genome shotgun sequence DNA segment encodes these proteins:
- the LOC125018088 gene encoding SPEG neighbor protein-like yields MSKVKTAPPPGCTINITDPQVQEAAIRIQASYRGHRSRKELREKGPPKILQELRDVVLVEGSAAKLECRVSAFPDPFIVWYKDDKELKDGPKYRYVFEDPDFVALVVRDGVLADLGKYTVAIKNPFGQTSGSACILVEVPAKVSKGPDNIKAKRGTTVVLKAEISGEPPPDVAWLKDGDDIDEDDRVFFDVGDTSTILTIKKATLSDAGKYEVFVENNLGTDQSFARVDIL; encoded by the exons ATGTCCAAAGTTAAGACTGCACCACCTCCTGGATGCACCATAAACATCACTGATCCTCAGGTTCAGGAGGCTGCTATCCGAATCCAAGCCTCATATCGTGGCCACAG GTCACGTAAGGAGCTGCGGGAGAAAGGCCCTCCAAAGATCCTGCAGGAGCTCAGGGATGTGGTTCTCGTCGAGGGCAGTGCAGCAAAGCTGGAGTGCAGAGTTAGCGCTTTCCCAGATCCTTTCATTGTGTGGTACAAGGACGACAAAGAGCTGAAGGACGGCCCCAAGTACCGCTATGTTTTTGAAGACCCAGATTTTGTGGCACTTGTGGTTCGAGACGGGGTTCTGGCTGATCTAGGAAAATACACTGTCGCCATTAAGAACCCATTTGGACAGACATCTGGATCTGCCTGTATTCTAGTCGAAG TACCTGCAAAGGTTTCTAAAGGCCCAGACAACATTAAGGCCAAGAGAGGGACGACAGTGGTCCTCAAGGCTGAAATAAGTGGGGAGCCTCCTCCAGATGTCGCCTGGCTCAAAGACGGAGATGACATCGACGAAGATGACAG GGTGTTCTTTGACGTTGGTGACACCAGCACAATTCTGACCATCAAAAAAGCGACGCTTTCCGACGCTGGCAAGTATGAAGTGTTTGTGGAGAACAACCTGGGCACAGACCAGTCCTTTGCGCGTGTGGACATCCTGTGA